One Benincasa hispida cultivar B227 chromosome 5, ASM972705v1, whole genome shotgun sequence genomic window carries:
- the LOC120078134 gene encoding leucine-rich repeat extensin-like protein 4, whose product MAPLSFSFLFLVLLQISFLFNSLIAKHSDDHHHHHDVRSPGPNPRLHQAFLALQAWKKVIYSDPKNHTTNWVGPSVCNYFGVYCAPSLDDPKIQVVAGIDLNHGDIAGFLPNELGLLTDLALLHLNSNRFCGILPQSLANLSLLFELDLSNNRFVGPFPSVVLLLPKLTYLDLRFNEFEGSIPSELFNKTLDAIFINSNRFTNIIPRNIGGKSASVIVFANNNLKGCLPPTIASFANSLEELLLINTSLSGCLPQEIGFLYKLKVLDVSFNKLIGPLPYSLAGLAQLEQLNLAHNLFSGNLFEGLCSLPNLENVTVSYNYFCEEEGICRNLTTEGIAFDDRRNCLPEKPLQRSKKECSAVVERPVDCFEHPCGGGGGEGYGSSIAAVPASTPISSPSSVVAPSHL is encoded by the coding sequence ATGGCTCCACTTTCATTTTCATTCTTGTTCTTAGTACTTCTTCAAATATCTTTTTTGTTTAATAGTCTGATTGCCAAACACAGCGAtgaccaccaccaccaccacgaTGTCCGGTCACCAGGTCCGAACCCGAGACTCCATCAAGCATTCCTTGCTCTCCAAGCATGGAAAAAAGTCATTTACTCAGACCCAAAAAACCACACCACCAATTGGGTGGGGCCATCAGTTTGCAACTACTTTGGAGTGTACTGTGCTCCATCTCTTGATGATCCCAAAATCCAAGTGGTCGCCGGAATTGACTTAAACCACGGCGACATCGCCGGATTCCTCCCTAACGAATTGGGCCTTTTAACAGACCTTGCTCTGCTGCATCTCAACAGCAACCGATTCTGTGGCATTTTGCCACAATCTTTAGCCAATTTATCTCTTCTCTTTGAATTGGATTTAAGCAACAACAGATTCGTTGGCCCTTTTCCTTCTGTTGTTCTTCTCCTTCCAAAATTAACATATCTTGATCTTCGATTCAACGAATTTGAAGGCTCAATTCCCTCTGAACTCTTCAACAAAACCCTCGAcgccatttttatcaacagcaATCGTTTCACTAACATTATCCCACGAAACATCGGTGGAAAATCAGCCTCTGTGATTGTCTTTGCTAATAACAATTTAAAGGGTTGTCTTCCACCCACAATTGCTAGTTTTGCAAATAGTTTAGAAGAGCTTTTGTTGATCAACACTAGTTTATCAGGCTGTTTGCCACAAGAAATTGGGTTTTTGTATAAATTGAAGGTTTTGGATGTGAGTTTTAACAAACTAATTGGTCCTTTGCCTTATAGTTTAGCAGGGCTAGCTCAATTAGAGCAATTGAATTTAGCCCACAACTTGTTTAGTGGGAATTTGTTTGAAGGTCTCTGTAGCCTTCCGAATTTGGAGAATGTGACAGTTTCTTACAATTACTTTTGTGAAGAAGAAGGGATTTGCCGGAATTTGACGACGGAAGGTATTGCTTTTGATGATCGACGGAATTGTTTGCCGGAGAAGCCATTGCAGAGGAGTAAAAAGGAGTGTAGTGCGGTGGTTGAACGTCCTGTTGACTGTTTTGAGCATCCGTGCGGCGGCGGTGGCGGCGAAGGTTATGGTTCTAGTATTGCGGCGGTTCCGGCATCGACGCCTATTTCTTCACCTTCTTCCGTTGTTGCCCCTTCCCACTTGTGA